One region of Gouania willdenowi chromosome 13, fGouWil2.1, whole genome shotgun sequence genomic DNA includes:
- the arhgef12a gene encoding rho guanine nucleotide exchange factor 12 isoform X5: protein MSDTQSSFTDRFPKKANRTSSILSKDHPPDKKPKSDKSSLPSNEFDPTEALVVQKSVSSSVLAEGKPESCGLVQRCVIIQKDENGFGLTVSGDNPVFVQLVKEDGAAQRAGVQTGDRIIKVNGTLVTHSNHIEVVKLIKSGSYVALTVLGRPPGLAQIPLPEAEPEMLDVSVSSLNSPATERSYSPQDHRFSSTQSPWAMKEEYSRNPSPKLLKDIQEAKKHIPQLQGQLFKAAGTTQEAVPGGDADDSSTFETEPIHPSKGESSSDRSWSFSPISRVFGPGSPESPSLKQSSFPSPKSTPRNSYNSCHSPETEDVTDLDSLSPTTVSSPSSSRLVSQIIGAEDDYFVSDQEQTNGQCNSFNSIEQVKSRPAHLAAFLYHVISQFDPAPLLCYLYADLYKQTNSKETRRVFMDFHSFFIDRGANLKVPVPESVSSDLDRRRTELIPEEINRQHVQTLQDSLLPDIQRNLEDFRQKRSMGLTVAEVELARLDQERIRDRVTLERERSYAENIITKIDDILLTTQPTEEEKCTTMQYVIYTYMKHLGVRVKEPRNLESKRVRISFLPKIKKSIKTEKEGGEEKVKKNRFPSILGPQRRPSRIEAASVGKALDGRPRPQKQLSQPALGVNEHTETGRLRGSQSSEGSELTHSMSVNASSPNSATYSSDTGREADSCGTPIFGPSRLSDSLQTDSLDGLGPFPASHFDLYSLDQLQEDDRESDSRALEGTPKAIRRLEGLGGADVQSEDDQGTDSEQDPPNWQQLVGQEVLAGLRPHEIKRQEVINELFYTERAHVRMLRVLDHVFYQKLSKETILPLADIKNIFSNLEEILQLHVSILERMAAVRRRNESSVIDQIGDDLLSWFSIGEEEKIKLAVGTFCSNQPFALEIIKTKQKKDSRFTSFVQEAESNRLCRRLQLKDIIPVEMLRLTKYPLLLDNIAKYTDDTVEKDKVKQAADCCRKILSHVNQAVKESEDKQRLEDYQRRLDLSSLKQADNPLILELRNLDLTKRSLVHEGPLSWKVNKDKTIELYTLLLEDILVLLQKQDERLILKCHSKNLAGTADTKHIFSPIIKLNSVLVRSVATDNKSFFVLSMSDNGAQIYELMAPTVSDQRTWQRLITQRAEAMKVKPHSIIPLPQTDRDRDGVEIITAGVSRLSRDPDRSSTGSTQSTDKESSLASRNALQSSLSGGNPFEGVKTEEDEEGEEGFVDRELSYHVADESQDSDSFNVFPSKADEALKTLAALKQVLVTQLMSQEAAQQSKRSTGSRLLRTTSLRTPIDSRARVMVHNGSDKTSSQTEDLAQDLGSGDTGFFDSPEDYAGYLVLENYGGPGESSTDDDILASTTRKQLSSSHGCAADSGINLRFSSTSQAGSLSSFSRQVLSHLRNLQANLNYLKDVEAKYNNLTRQRPEKSAEGSNDKR from the exons AACCAGCAGTATTCTCAGTAAAGACCACCCTCCGGACAAGAAACCTAAAAGTGACAAATCCTCCCTTCCCTCCAATGAGTTTGACCCTACAG AAGCTCTGGTGGTGCAGAAGAGTGTCAGCAGCAGTGTGCTAGCAGAAGGGAAGCCTGAGTCTTGTG GTCTGGTCCAGCGATGTGTAATCATTCAGAAAGATGAGAATGGTTTTGGGCTGACTGTCAGTGGTGACAACCCAGTATTTGTGCAGCTTGTCAAAGAAG atgGGGCTGCTCAGAGGGCAGGGGTTCAGACTGGAGACAGGATCATCAAG GTTAACGGGACCCTTGTTACACATTCTAATCACATCGAAGTGGTGAAACTCATCAAAT CGGGCTCTTATGTGGCCCTCACAGTGTTGGGGCGCCCTCCAGGGCTTGCCCAGATCCCTTTGCCTGAAGCAGAGCCAGAAATGTTGGATGTCAGTGTATCGTCTCTAAACTCTCCAGCAACAGAACGATCCTACAGTCCTCAGGACCACCGTTTCTCCTCCACACAGTCTCCATGG GCCATGAAAGAGGAGTACAGCAGAAACCCCTCCCCCAAACTACTGAAAGATATCCAGGAAGCTAAAAAACACATTCCTCAGCTGCAGGGTCAGCTCTTCAAGGCCGCCGGGACAACACAG GAGGCTGTTCCAGGCGGTGATGCAGATGATAGTAGCACCTTTGAAACAGAGCCCATACATCCTTCCAAAGGGGAAAGCAGTTCAGACCGGTCCTGGAGCTTCTCCCCT ATATCTCGTGTGTTTGGGCCTGGATCCCCAGAGAGCCCAAGTCTTAAACAGTCTTCTTTCCCAAGCCCAAAGAGCACACCCAGGAACAGCTACAACTCCTGCCACTCCCCAGAGACGGAGGATGTCACTGACCTG GACTCTCTGTCTCCAACCACTGTCAGCAGTCCCTCCTCTTCTCGCCTTGTCTCACAAATCATTGGAGCTGAAGatgactattttgtttcagaCCAGGAACAG ACAAACGGCCAGTGTAACAGCTTTAACAGTATTGAGCAGGTGAAGTCCCGGCCCGCTCACCTTGCAGCCTTTCTTTATCACGTCATCTCTCAGTTTGACCCTGCTCCACTG CTGTGCTACCTCTATGCTGACCTCTACAAGCAGACTAATTCCAAAGAGACCAGACGGGTTTTTATGGACTTTCACTCCTTCTTTATTGACCGAGGAGCG AATTTAAAAGTCCCCGTTCCTGAATCTGTCTCTTCTGATCTCG atcGAAGGCGGACAGAGCTGATCCCAGAGGAAATAAACCGACAGCACGTTCAAACACTGCAGGACTCACTGCTTCCTGACATTCAGAGAAACCTGGAGGATTTCAG ACAAAAGCGCAGTATGGGCCTCACAGTGGCAGAAGTAGAGCTGGCCCGACTGGACCAGGAGCGAATCAGGGACCGCGTCACTCTGGAGCGAGAACGATCTTATGCTGAAAACATCATTACTAAGATAGACGATATCCT GTTAACTACTCAACCCACAGAGGAGGAAAAATG CACTACAATGCAGTATGTTATCTACACATACATGAAGCACCTTGGAGTGAGAGTCAAAGAACCTCGCAATTTGGAATCCAAACGGGTTCGGATCAGCTTTTTGCCCAAGATTAAG AAAAGTATCAAGACAGAAAAGGAAGGAGGAGAGGAGAAAGTTAAGAAAAACAGGTTTCCAAGTATCCTTGGACCTCAGCGTCGACCCAGTCGCATTGAAGCAGCATCAG TGGGAAAAGCCCTGGATGGTCGACCCCGTCCTCAAAAGCAACTGTCTCAGCCCGCGCTCGGAGTCAACGAGCACACAGAGACTGGTCGTCTAAGAGGCAGCCAATCAAGTGAAGGCTCTGAACTCACACACTCCATGTCTGTCAATGCATCATCTCCAAACAGCGCCACCTACAGCTCAGACACTGGGAGAGAAGCTGATAGCT GTGGAACTCCGATCTTTGGTCCCTCCAGACTGAGTGACAGTCTCCAGACTGACTCCTTAGATGGCTTAGGGCCATTTCCTGCTTCGCACTTTGACCTTTATAGTCTTGACCAACTGCAAGAAGATGACAGAGAAAGTGACAG TCGAGCTCTCGAGGGAACACCAAAAGCCATTAGAAG GCTTGAGGGATTAGGTGGTGCAGATGTCCAGAGTGAGGATGACCAGGGGACCGATTCCGAGCAGGACCCCCCAAACTGGCAGCAGCTAGTGGGACAGGAAGTTTTAGCAGGTCTCAGACCTCACGAAATTAAAAGACAGGAAGTTATCAATG AGCTGTTTTACACGGAGCGAGCACATGTGAGGATGCTGAGGGTTTTGGACCATGTTTTCTATCAGAAGCTTTCCAAAGAGACCATCCTGCCTCTCGCTGACATCAAGAACATCTTTAGCAACCTGGAAGAAATCTTGCAGCTGCATG TTTCAATACTTGAACGAATGGCAGCGGTTCGAAGAAGGAACGAGTCTTCAGTAATTGATCAGATAGGAGACGACTTGCTCTCCTGG TTCAGCATCGGAGAGGAGGAAAAGATCAAACTGGCCGTGGGGACGTTTTGCAGCAACCAGCCTTTTGCTTTGGAGATCATCAAAACCAAACAGAAGAAAGACTCCAGGTTCACTTCTTTCGTTCAG GAGGCAGAGAGTAACAGACTGTGTCGTCGACTGCAGCTTAAGGATATCATTCCTGTAGAGATGCTACGGCTCACAAAGTACCCCCTGCTACTAGATAACATCGCCAAGTACACAG ATGATACAGTAGAGAAGGACAAAGTGAAACAGGCCGCCGACTGCTGCAGAAAAATCCTCAGTCACGTCAACCAGGCTGTGAAGGAATCTGAGGACAAGCAG CGGTTGGAAGACTACCAGAGACGATTGGACCTCTCCTCTCTGAAGCAGGCAGACAACCCCCTGATCCTGGAACTCAGG AATCTGGATCTAACCAAGAGATCATTGGTTCATGAGGGTCCGCTGTCATGGAAAgtgaacaaagacaaaaccattG AGTTGTACACCCTGCTCCTGGAGGACATCCTGGTTTTGCTACAGAAACAAGACGAGCGTCTCATACTCAAGTGTCACAGCAAAAACCTGGCAGGCACCGCCGACACCAAACATATCTTTAGTCCCATCATCAAACTGAATTCTGTGCTGGTACGCTCCGTGGCCACAG ACAACAAGTCCTTCTTCGTTCTCTCCATGTCAGACAACGGGGCGCAAATCTACGAGCTAATGGCACCCACAGTCTCTGATCAGCGAAC ATGGCAGCGTCTAATCACCCAGAGAGCGGAGGCAATGAAAGTCAAGCCGCACAGCATCATACCGTTACCTCAGACTGA TAGAGACAGAGACGGAGTAGAGATTATCACAGCGGGTGTTTCCAGACTGAGCCGAGACCCTGACCGCTCTTCCACTGGCAGCACACAGTCCACAG ATAAAGAAAGCAGTCTGGCCTCCAGGAATGCGTTGCAGAGTTCTTTGTCTGGTGGTAATCCCTTCGAGGGAGTGAAGacagaagaagatgaagagggGGAGGAAGGTTTCGTGGACCGAGAGCTTTCTTATCACGTGGCCGACGAGAGCCAAGACAGTGACTCCTTCAACGTCTTTCCTTCTAAGGCCGACGAAGCACTGAAAACAT TGGCTGCATTGAAGCAGGTGCTGGTGACCCAGCTGATGTCCCAGGAGGCTGCACAGCAAAGCAAGCGTTCCACAGGCAGCCGACTCCTCCGCACCACATCTCTGCGTACGCCTATAGACAGTCGGGCTCGGGTCATGGTCCACAACGGCTCTGATAAGACCAGCTCCCAGACGGAGGACTTGGCTCAGGACCTGGGCTCAGGGGACACCGGCTTCTTTGACTCCCCGGAAGATTATG CAGGATATTTAGTGCTGGAGAACTATGGTGGCCCAGGGGAGAGTAGCACAGATGACGACATCCTGGCATCAACCACCAGGAAGCAGTTGAGCTCCTCACACGGCTGTGCTGCAGATTCTGGCATCAATTTGAGATTTTCCTCAACGTCTCAGGCTGGAAGCCTCTCCTCCTTCAGCAGACAGGTCCTGTCTCACCTCCGGAACCTTCAGGCCAATCTCAACTATCTAAAG GACGTTGAGGCTAAGTACAATAATCTAACGCGCCAGAGACCTGAAAAGTCGGCAGAAGGAAGCAATG ATAAGAGATAA